The proteins below are encoded in one region of Archocentrus centrarchus isolate MPI-CPG fArcCen1 chromosome 13, fArcCen1, whole genome shotgun sequence:
- the LOC115790522 gene encoding alpha-2-macroglobulin-like — translation MPYSVIRGEHFKLKATVFNYLTSCIMVTVTPCLSSDYTLKPLSGDQYTFCLCTNDHKTLRWNMIPTALGVVNVTVSAEAVASHVSCDNEVVSVPDRGRIDIVTKPLIVKAEGTEVTKTYNWLLCPKGNTQTEETEIQLPENVIEGSAGTSVSVLGDILGRALKNLDGLLQMPYGCHYGCGEQNMALLAPNIYILQYLKGTQQLTSAIMEKAANFLTSGYQRQLNYISYDGAYTTFGTGPGNTWLTAFVVRSFSKAQSFIYIDPRKIKESKTWLEQKQQENGCFETSGKLFNNRMKGGVSDEVTLSAYITAAFLEMKISPKDPVVYKSLICLKESISDLSNTYTTALLAYVFTLAGDMETRAHLLQHLDTVAVKEGSFLYWSQTATETSASLSVEIRSYVLLAKLSASPTVEDLGYASGIIMWLTGQQNYYGGFSSTQDTVVALQALALYSTLVFSPEGSSTVTVQTPSSQLTFDVNQDNKLLYQEKTMQDVSGKYSLEVKGTACASVQISVHYNIPTPTDVTTLSVKVKPEVDTISESPRPKLTLKIKSLYSGKESTTNMVILDIKMLSGFVPDPESLMILKGALMVDRVEQKEDHVLVYLQELLKDTPISHSLEIIQELPVDNLKPAVIKIYDYYQPSDQAETEYIFIPQGTVWLVQRASLSLKPLLKMLFVLTCVSMHFCVISS, via the exons ATGCCTTACTCTGTTATCCGGGGGGAGCACTTTAAATTGAAGGCAACTGTCTTCAACTACCTGACCAGCTGCATCATG GTCACTGTCACTCCTTGCCTCTCCTCAGATTACACCCTCAAACCTCTGTCTGGTGACCAGTACACATTCTGTTTGTGTACCAACGACCACAAGACCCTCAGGTGGAACATGATCCCAACAGCCTTAG GGGTTGTGAATGTGACTGTGTCTGCTGAGGCGGTGGCATCCCATGTTTCATGTGATAATGAAGTTGTGAGCGTACCAGACAGAGGTCGCATTGACATAGTCACAAAACCTCTCATAGTAAAG gctgagggaactgaggTGACAAAGACGTACAACTGGCTGCTTTGTCCAAAAG gaaacacacagacagaggaaacagAGATACAACTGCCTGAGAATGTGATTGAAGGATCTGCCGGCACTTCTGTATCAGTCCTGG GTGACATCCTCGGCCGGGCTCTGAAGAACCTGGATGGACTGCTGCAGATGCCATatggatg ccactatGGATGTGGAGAACAGAACATGGCTCTCCTAGCCCCCAACATTTACATCCTCCAGTACCTAAAAGGCACACAGCAGCTCACCTCAGCCATCATGGAAAAAGCTGCCAACTTCCTGACCAGTG GATACCAAAGACAGCTCAATTATATAAGTTATGATGGCGCTTATACCACATTTGGAACAGGACCAGGAAATACTTG gCTGACTGCTTTTGTGGTGAGAAGTTTTTCCAAAGCTCAGTCCTTCATCTACATTGATCCAAGAAAGATCAAAGAGTCTAAAACCTGgttagaacaaaaacagcaagaaaatggctGTTTTGAAACGTCAGGGAAACTCTTCAACAACAGAATGAAG GGTGGTGTGTCTGATGAAGTGACTCTCAGTGCGTACATCACTGCTGCCTTCTTGGAAATGAAAATATCCCCAAAA GATCCTGTGGTCTACAAGAGCCTGATTTGCCTCAAGGAGTCCATCAGTGACCTCAGCAACACCTACACTACAGCTCTGCTGGCGTACGTCTTCACCCTGGCAGGAGACATGGAGACCCGTGCTCACCTTCTGCAGCACTTAGACACAGTTGCAGTGAAGGAAG GAAGCTTCCTCTACTGGTCTcagacagcaacagaaacaTCAGCCTCTCTGTCAGTGGAGATCAGGTCTTATGTGCTGTTGGCCAAACTCAGTGCCTCCCCGACTGTTGAGGACCTGGGCTATGCCTCTGGCATTATCATGTGGCTGACTGGCCAGCAGAACTATTATGGAGGCTTCTCTTCCACTCAG GACACAGTGGTGGCTCTTCAGGCTCTGGCTCTCTACTCCACTCTGGTGTTCAGTCCTGAGGGTTCAAGCACAGTGACCGTTCAGACTCCCAGCAGTCAGCTGACATTTGATGTAAATCAGGACAATAAACTGCTCTACCAGGAGAAGACGATGCAGGACGTGTCAGGAAAATACAGCCTGGAGGTGAAGGGCACTGCATGTGCTTCAGTGCAG ATTTCTGTTCACTACAACATCCCAACTCCTACTGATGTCACCACTCTCAGCGTGAAGGTCAAACCAGAGGTCGACACCATAAGTGAATCTCCCAGACCCAAACTCACTCTGAAAATCAAATCCCT ATACAGTGGAAAGGAGAGCACTACAAACATGGTGATCCTGGATATCAAAATGCTCTCTGGATTTGTCCCAGACCCAGAGTCTTTGATGATA CTCAAAGGTGCCCTGATGGTGGATCGTGTTGAACAAAAGGAAGATCATGTTCTTGTGTACTTACAGGAG ttaCTAAAGGACACCCCCATCAGCCACAGTTTAGAGATCATACAGGAGCTCCCAGTGGACAACCTGAAGCCGGCTGTGATCAAGATCTATGACTACTACCAGCCAA gtgacCAGGCTGAGACAGAATACATTTTCATCCCTCAAGGTACAG TTTGGTTGGTCCAGAGGGCATCGCTCAGCCTAAAACCTTTATTAAAGATGCTTTTTGTGCTCACATGTGTCTCGATGCATTTTTGTGTTATCAGCTCTTAG